In Felis catus isolate Fca126 chromosome B1, F.catus_Fca126_mat1.0, whole genome shotgun sequence, the sequence TCACTATGAGGAATCTAcctgaaatatgaaaattatctGGCAAAGAATCGATTTAAATGGGTTTTCATAAACTGACATTACAGAATCCCACAACAGTGAACAGGCAAAGctcagaaaacactggaaaactATAATCTCTTGTattctaatattttgttattttcttaaacCCAGACTTTTGGCATAAAGACTTACAGAAGCAACCATACGGTCCTAGAAAGACTGCAGGACACAGAAAGAACAAAGTAATCTAATCTCAAATCCTCATCTTAAATAGGataatctaaaaagaaaagattataaatGCTGGAAAATAACTAAAGAGGTCAAGAATACTAAAACTAGTACAACAGAAAGAACTTAAACTTAATTAAAAGGGAACGTTTCAATGGGATGttacatttttactttgaaatatgcAAAACCCTGTCTCATTTCAAAAGACATGGTCAAGTAGAACATTTTCctcttgaaaatgaaatattctcCCAAAGAATAAGGAGATGGATTATGGAAAAACCCTCTATTGTCATGTTTAAAGATATACCAGATGCTTTAACATATATCCTTCTGGCTAAGTAGAGAGATCGACTTTTGTtgcatttttgtgtttggttttccaatttttgctttaaaataaaacagcaaagttGTTATTAATACTGTCCTCCATTTTAAGCAAACACTGATTTTACACTCCTGATGACGCAGTGCTATTGCACTGTGGTGAATGAGCAGCAGACGACATGCTACTGTCTCCCTCCACAATGTAGCATCAGGCTCCTACTCTCTCCTGTCAGTCTCTGGTTGTTCTACACAGACACCCCTTCTTCATCCAACTGGGCTTCCACCTTCTCAAAGGCAAAGAACAGAACTTCTCCCCACATAGCTCAAGGATAATTAAAACACTACCTCATACATAACGAACATAACAGTTTTTGAACTTCCTTTATGAATCTGAACCTTGACTAAGTGCCATGAcagggactgaaaaaaaaattttttttaaaatttttttaaaggccccAACAGCCAAAGGTATACTAGTATCCACAAGGGTTAAATGAAAAGGCTAGTAGAAAATATCCGTATAAGAATGTATCAagtacaggggcccctgggtggctcagctggttgagtgtctgactcttgacttcagctcaggtcatggtcttgaggcttgtgtgtttgagccccgcctaggactctgcattgacagtgcagagcctgcttgagattctctctctctgccctcccagctcGTGGGTGTGCACagtctgtcactctctcaaaataaacaaattaaaaaaaaaaatgtatcaagtgCAATTAGAGAAGTGAATGCAGGatacaaaacttaaaaagcaTCCATTACCTAAGCAGGTTATAAGAGAACccattctctctcattttcagtGTTTACAGTTTGATGACTACCAAGGTCCTTAAATGAGGTTCATCACATTTAAGAACCAAAATTTAAGGAATGcttgattaaatgaatgaaaaattggaCTTGGTCTGCtactatttattgtttttgtgcaAAGTGAATAAAGAtaccaaataatatatttttctgagagaCCTCCATATTATCATCTATCATGTTGTCATAACAGTCTGGATATTAAAGATTGGTGCAAAGCATCTTCAATGAATTTAAGGTAGTTTATGTGACACACTCAAGAACTCCCATAGGAACAAAAATACAGAACTAAATATATTCATAATCCCTTACCTAGAGGACAGGCCGACATACCATCTCATAGGCTTTATGGCTATGTTACACCTTTAAAGGTACCACGTTGCTAATTATTTAGAGAGAACTAATGTGCCATATATAAACCTTTAAGTAATAATCTCAGCTACAAGTATATTtactttttgatttaaaaaattcaagtattaatgaataaataaactgaaatctCAGTATCTAATTGAAAATTCAATTTTAAGGTAATTAAAAATCACACATCTAAGTATAATTTCTTGCAAGGGTAACTAGCTAatagcattttaaagaaattaaaatacctatattaattttattaaaaacaattttttttaacatttatttatttttgagacagagagagacagagcatgagcaggggagggacagagagagagggagacacagaatttgaagcaggaccaggctctgagctgtcagcacagaccccgacgcggggctcgaactcatggactatcagatcatgacctgagccgaagtcggacgctttaccgactgagccacccaggcgccccacccacaTTAATTTTAAAGTCAGAAATGTGCATAAAACTTTacccttgtttttaaaagttctaaattTGAAGATTTTTCCATAAGGacataattacttaaaataagaGAATGCCAACCAACCCTAAAAATGCTatatataactgaaataaaaccaattttCAGAATGATTTCTTTCCCATTTACTGAATGTTAATTACATGTCCAGTTCTTGGTATAGGTAAGGCCTCAAGTATCCAGGTACAAAAATTAAGACTCTGGTTTTACAATTCAGTATATTTTATAGGCCTACTCGATTTgagactaaaagaaataaaaagttaaatgttttaaaataatgtatttgttaACTGAGGTTTATTAGTATTAAAATGTTGTACGTGGTGGGGAAAAAAgtcagaatgaaaatattttcccagatATTTAAGTGCTTAagaattttctgtaattttaactTTGCCAAATAGTGAGGAACTCCCCAATGGTTTAAGATACCAATTGGAAGTTTACAGCTGTTGCTGTATTTTTAAGAACCTCAACTTCAAATACCTCAACCTTTTATGGaaagatagaaacagagaacaaatttTATATAGTTAAGTACCTTAGGGTGCTCAAAAGAGAGAACAACATTGCTTTTCAGCCTATTTGGGAGGCCATACAGTACACCTGGACTGCCTCAGCCCAAttcccaccccttctccccaaTAAACTAAGACCCTtgtattctaaaaataaagtgtgtgtgtgtgtggggggggtggataaggaggaaaagaaatggccaaaaTAGATCAGAGAAAGTATAAGAGCTGGCTAAAAAGGCCTTCCATGATCTAGTTCAAGGTTCTCCttttatagatcaggaaactATGACCCAAAGAGATGAAAGCCCATCAACAGTATCCTCCGATGTCATAAAGACTGAGAAAGGTGAAGGAGGTTCAGGTTTTAGCCCTCCTTTCTTTCTAGTTCAGTTCACTTTCCACCATCTTTTTCTTCACCACTCTTCAACTTCCATCACATCACACCTCGCTTCAAGGGTCCACAGGGAATGCTAGTATCTCAGCagtttaccaaaagaaaaaaaaacattatctttAAGCACCTAAATCTTTTTTGGTAAAATGAATTTATGTGAAATGCTCAGTTATAACATGGGTAAGAACAGAGTGGCTCTGACTGAAGTCTAAGAGGGAGCGCTGGAGGCCCTGCTCCCAGAGCAGCCAAGGAAGGGCACCTCTGTAGAGCCCAGTTTGAAAACTTCCCTTTTTTCATCATCACTTCTATCCACTCTAGCACGTCACCCACTGACAGCATCTCAATAACCTCATTTCTCAACACGTGCCCCGCCCCTGGGGGTCCCTTTATGACAGCtaatctgtcttctttcttctccatagTTAATATCCCCCATATATGGATCCTCGTGCTGCTTCCTACACCTGCTCTTCAAATAATTATGTCTCTTCTTCTCTAAAAACACATCCCTTGCCACCttcaaaatgattaccataatttTCCTCTTCAAACATACCATCTCCTAGGCATTTACGTATTCAATTTGAACAACATAAAAGGGCTACCATAAAAATGTCACTAATATGGCCTAACTGAGCCAGAGTGGAGAAGAGGGTAGAAACAGATGGATAGCTAACTTACATTgttaacaaaacaataaattataaattataaattacaaattatgTGAGATAACTACTTATTTCTAAGTGGAGATCCTGGCAGGACTATTTTGGTAAATAGGTAGGACTTGTCTACAATAGGTGCTAATGGTAGATTACTGAAGTTACTGCTAACGCTCCAGGTTAGACAGCTATTTACAAACatattattcatctatttataCAGTCCTTACTTGTTAAATCATCTCATGTTGACAAATTAACTAAGGAAGAGCCTTAGCTAAAGATAACACAGCTCCATTCAGTGGGATCCCACAATGTCAAGTCTATGCTCATTCAAGCTTCGGCTCTGTAGTAAAGAATCCTCACGTAGGACTGAGTTTTCTACTCATCCTGTAATAATTCTCATCACTGGGTACCCAGTTTGAATTCAAATTTAGTCTGCAGGAAAAGAGATAGCATTTTGCAACCACAAAGGGCTTGAAAGTAATGTGATTAAGACGGATTCCTAGCTTTTTGATTTAGGGTTTTTCTATAGGAAACTGACTATTTAGAAGAATATAGTATATAGGAGCAGtgacaaattttagaataaagaataaataaagaataaagaataaaaacacatgaagttttttataaaggtgaaaaaaaattgaagactgGCTTTTTCAGAAATATACCTCAAGACAAATGTAGCAGATTCCATGACAAGCATTTgctaaaaaaattctgtaaaatattgatgaaacTTAAAGTTGAATGATAAGCAAATCCATAATTTTGTCCCTAGCTGAAAACAACTCTCAAAGATAAAATCTGTTCAGTTTGACTGATGTTTAAAGTCAGGTGCTCTTGGGTATATAATtcctttttccaaaaagaaaattttatattttggaaataatgaaataattataaatcactcataaatttgaaaatgaaacattttatattaaatagttTAAGTCaagtgaccttttaaaaataaattgctttaaTGCTCTCTGACATAGgctttaaaaaggtaatattGGAAAGTTAATAAATCTTACTCATAATATAAACACTAAACTCCTAGTCAAAATCCTGAAGAATATACACTGTGCAGCCTACCTGGTCTATTCTGGATGTTCCGGCTGCAGTGCACCAACTATCTTGGAGTGAATCTGAGCCCCAAGCTGGTAACTGCAAACTAGATCTCACCTTCAATAGCATAGAAGTTTTCATCAGAAATAAGCAGTTCTcttccccacacccacccacaaaaaataaaaaaaataaaaagaaagaaagaaaataaaacaatcaaagtTCCTTCTATCTTGTATCTTTGGCCCTCTGAAggtctcaggagaaaaaaaaaatctcattgtaaATAGCTTTATTAGACTATAAtatcaataaaacattttaaaaggcctGAAAAAGTGTCTAATCATCATAACTATTAAGCCACATTCAGGAAAAAATAGTCCCTGAACCAGTGAAGGCAAATTTTAATTGGATGTAAAAAGTCTTAATATTATTTTGCCATAATCACAGCTGTACTaggtatattttaatatacacacAGCTGATCACAGTCAAGCCTATGCACAATTGCTTAACATTTTAGTTTAGTGATATTGGAGGAGAAACTCATTTTGGTGGCCtattaaacattaataaattaagGCATTCTTGAGCTGCCAATTAAAAGCTTCAATATGCACTGGAGAAACACAGCAGGTTTTTCTACATTTTAGGAAGCTTCTTTTCTACCGTGTGTTTAGAGAATTTTTTACAGTATCCATTTTCTCTATCCTTTTGTATTTTGTCCTTAAATTAATGCTTAAaatcagaaattttttattttttaatctgtcagTTTTaccataccaccaccaccaccaccacccaatTTCTTGTTTTGAAAGATCAACTTAGAAATAAGACCATTTACATACCATTCTTACCTGTAAGGGTAAGAGTGTATTACTATTGTTGTCGGTTCTGAACACGTTATCTTCAATCCAAGATTTTGGAGTCAGTGATGGAGTAGAGCGAGTAAATTTCGGTGGTGCTATGACATTACCAGAAAATGGTTTCTTCAATGGAGATATCTGATTCATAGTTCCTGGAATCCCCATGTTTCCAGTTCTACGATGGTCTCTGCCGTGCATTGCTCCCCACGACACGCTTCCAGTGCCCCAGCCACTGCTCTGATGGTTGCTCCAAGGAGATTGTTTCAGAAGAGGCTGAGAAAAACACGCATGTTTAAATTACAGGCATTTAAAGAGTTTACAATTCAAACTAAAATTTAGGCCTGAgctaagaatatatatataatcttaaaaaaaaatctctaaaggCAATAAAGCATAGCTTAACAGTTTACGAAAAGTAATAGGTTTGCGATCTTGCTGTTTGAAAACATACTCATTTCCTGCTAGGTGAGTTTTCATCGTCTGGTCCACTATAAATTATAATGAATCGAGCAGATATTTCATGACAACTGCTAAAATAGAACCAGGCAGTTACATTTCTGTCCTTTCAGAATCGTgtatggaataagaaaaaaaaagtttaaaattgaaattaactTCGAAGGTCCCTGAAGATAGAACCTACATTGTGATCTTAAAACAACCATATTCTACTAGCCATACAAGTAAAAATCCGGTCTTTAATTAATAGATAGGAGTAACAATCGGAGTAAGATACTTAGACGTTAGCTTTCCAAAACCAATGGCACTGCTACAAAAGTGAATAATGGTAATAACATTTGCTGTTACTGTCTTGCATGAACTAAAAACGCCTTTCAGGGTAGGGAGTGTATGGAAAATATGtgggtttggttttttctttttttttttttttttttttttttgtatcgcGTATTCAACTTTTAAGATGTTTTACTCCAATTTTAATGTAGTTTCtttcaaagtgtttttgtttttctttcacttaattatCCATGAACTGTTAGGCAATTATCTGATGTTACCCATAGGTGGATCCACTGAGATATACTGAAGAAAAACAACTATATGCTTTGATTATTCTAGTAGAGATCTTCATACAAGTCTCCAGTAAcctcattcattttcaaaaataaattctattccaAACTAGAACCTATGATACAAAAAGTTCAGTCGCCAAAGAATGGACAATTCAGCAGGAGGCAATGAGCGtaggtttttgaaaaatactaattGCTAGCAATTACATTGCCAAGAAGCTTGCGCTAATGCTCAGCCAAAGGAAGTATGGACCGTGCAGCTGCTCTAAGTCAGTAAGTTACTGTAAGTCAAGAATTCTTCAAATGAAACCTGCTTCTTGTAAGAcagctttctctttttgagagaACTTGACCCCTAGtacctattaatttttttttttaaatgcccagaTAATCATGAATACATGCTGCCATTTCGCCCTCCCCACGGTTCAAAAGCATAGCTGGGGGGACCATGAAGAAATCACTCCATTCTTGAGGGCCTTACTTTCCTTGCTGACACAGGGTTCAAGTTCTCTTCCAGCGATCTACAATTCCACagggcagctgtgtgacctcttaAACTTCACTGGGAGAACCATCTTCTGACAAGACGCAGATCACAGTTAAATACGAACCACTCTACGTGGTCTTCCAATGGCCGAGAGCAGGGCTCCAAGAGCACAAAAGCACCTATCGATAGTTTTCTGTGGCAAGTTCCCAgcggaaaaaaaaacaacaccctgACACACAGGACACAGCTGCTCGAGACTGTGAAAATCATGGGAAAGCGGACTATCATTTCAAAATGACGTGTTTTCAATCCTTGTAGGCCACGTTCTTCTTCCTCGGGGAGACACCGGGGACTCGAGAAAGACTGTTAACTGTTACTCTGATTTCAGAGAACTCTCAACTTGTTACTTTGGTCAGACAGCATTCGCCCTTTAAAAGGTTAACCTTGGAAAACTTTAACTGGTCAATGGAAAAAGTTACAGGAGTAAGTAAGCACCGGTTAAGGTCCAATTCTGCTTCTGTCTCAGTCCTTGATCACGAAAATGACCTTAAACATACGAATCACTACAGGAAATGCTGACTGGATCAAAAAAGGACAACAAAATACGCTTTTCGATGTCAATGAACCAAAGCCGGCGGTCATTCAAACGTTGTACTGGGAAGATAACAAAACGGAGCCTGAATCGGAAAGGACCcggatgaataaaaaaaaaaaaaaaaaaaaaaaaaaaaacccaacaaaaaaaaCGGCCCCGTGTTATTTCATAATTGCATTACCCACTCAAAATATACACACCCCGTAACCCAAGAGACGGTCAAGGCCGCCAAAAAACGTGAGTCCCCCCTGCGAGGTATCACACGATTCCCGGATTCAAGTTTAGTTTTGGCCTCACCAGCCACCAAACCGTCCCCAAACGCGAAGAGGCGCAGAAAGCCAGCGGCTCGCGGGGCACCTCGGCCGAGGCGGACGGAGCCGCCGCGGGCAGGCTCCCCTCTCCCGCCGCCTGACAGCTCAGCGCGGGGCCCCGGGCGCGGGACGGGCGGCTCGTCCCGGCCGGGCCACCGCCACCCCCGGCCAGACCTCGCGCGGGCCGACTCGCAACGAGACGGACTCGAAAGGAAAAAAGCCTCTCCTTTCCGCCCGTCCCCTCATTGGACGACGGGGAAGAGTCACCGGCTCCCCGCACGCACCGTCTGCGGCGATCACCACCCTCCTTCGCAAGTTCGCTTCGCCAGGCCGCTCGTCCGAGGCCGCCGCCCGAGCCCGCCGGCCCCGCGTCCCCCGGCCCGTCCTCGAGGATCGCCGACAGCGGTCCTCCGGGTCGGGGCGCCCGCTGCGAGGGACggccgggccgccgccgccgccgccgccctcggTCCCGGGCGCCATTCGGCCGctgccccaacccccctcccccccgccgcgCCGGGCGTTCGAGGGGGCGCCCGACCGCAGCGGCTGCCGGCGCGACCCCCCTACCGGAGCCTCGGAGCCCACGGTGGCCGctgcccgcccgccccgccgggGACTGGCGTCCCGAGCCCCGTCATCCTCCTCCGCCCTCCCAGTCCCCCCTCTCACTCGGGCGAGTGGCCCTCGTCGCCCCGGTCGCCGGCCCCGCGGCGCAGCCGGGCCGCCGCCCGCCGTACCTGGTGGTGGTTGTAGGAGTTCCTCTGCTGCAAGAAGGCGGCGGCCGCCGCCTGGTGCTGCTGCTGGAGCTGCGGGCTGACGGGCGACCTCCGGCTCTGCGGCTGCTGCGGCGCCGCGGGCGGCGGGGGCTGCTGCTGAGGTAAATTCatggcgggcggcggcggcgggggcacCGCGGCCGCCGAGAAGGGGCCGCcgaagccgccgccgccgccgccgccgccgccgctcgccGGCACGCTGAGTCCCGCGCAGCCGTGCGGGGACACGGGCGAGAAGCTCGGGAAGAAGGCCGGGTTCATGGACGACGGCAGCCCGGGGTAGAAGCCGTTCTCTGAATCGGGGCTGGGCGGCGGCATGGCGCTGAgcgagccgccgccgccgccgccgccgccgccacccggGGTGGCGGCCGAGGAGCCGGGctgctgcggctgcggctgcggcggCTGCTGGGGCGGaggcggctgctgctgctggggcggcggcggcggctggggctggggctggggcggcGGCGACGCGGTCTGCACCGACCAGGGGGTGCCGAAGCCGGGCAGTGGCGGCGGCGACGCGGAGCCGCCTCCCCCTCCGCCTCCCGggggccccccgcccccgccgccgcccgggtGCGGAAGGTCCGGGCTCTGCAGGCTGCTGAAGGCGCCCGCGCCGAGCGCCCCGCCGGGCAGGAGGTTACTGGGACTGTTGAGCAGAGGGTGGTTGGGGGACTCCATGGAGCCCGGCGCGGGGTTCACCGGCGGCGTCGAGGGGGCCAAGCCCGCATTGGGGGGCTCGGCGGCGCTGCCCTCGCCCGCGGCCGGGGTCTTGCGAGGGCTGCCCGCGCCTCCGTGGCGGCGCCGCGGGGCTGCGGGCGGCGAGGGCTGGAGCTGCGGGAGCGGGGGCAGGTCGGCCGGGCGCTGCCGCGGGGCGAAGTCCTGCGGCGGGAGGTGCTGCGGGTGCGGTACGCTGAACTGCTGCTGCTGCGGCGGCTGCTGTGGCTGCTGGCGCTGGGCGAGCTGCGCCGGCTGGAGGAGcgggccgggcggcggcgggcTGAACCGGCCGGGGCAgtggagcggcggcggcggcggcggcggcttcgAGTCCggagggtggggaaggtggggagggctgaactctttcctcttctggctgctcagctgctgctgctgccgcttaCTGAAGTCCTGCGGGGAGGAGGtgcggcagcagcagcaggaggaggcggaggaggaggaggggtggtgcAGACTCGGTTTGAAgtcctgggaggggaggaggtgggtcACACCCGCGTTCGTGCCGCCGCCGGGGTGGTGGTTGGGGAGTTTCTCCGCGGCCGCCGCCCCCGAGAGCGGCCGCGCCGGCTGCTGTGTCAGCCCCAGCAGCAGCTCATCCTGCATGGTCTGCTGATGCGCCAAGAacggggaggaagaggaagcggCGGCAGCAGAGCTGCCCGCGCCGCCGCAGCCGAGGGGGATAGAGAAGGGGGAGGCGGCCTCCGAGAAGCCGGTGACAGGCAACGGCGGCGGCGAGAGCGGGCCGAAGGGCGTGGTGGAGGGCAGCGGGGCGGCGGCCGCGGTGGGCCCCGTGGCGTAGGGACGGTACGCCCCGCTGCCGAATAGGGACCCGGGGCTGCTGCTTCGGAGCGGGGCGGTCTGCAGCACCCCAAATCCGAAGTCCCTCATTTATCAGGCCGGCGGCAGCCGGAGGAGAGGCGCCCCGTCCGCTGCCCCGCCTAGGAAACCACCGGATCTGGGGCGGCGCGGCCGTGGTGGAAGGAGGGGGAgtcagtgagagagggacaccGTGACTGAGCCAGGGGCACCTACTTCGGCCCCGCCACCCCTCGCGGCAGTCACCGCCGCCTCCCGAGACCGGCTCGGGTGCCGCCGCCGCCTCTGCCGCCGCCCTCGCCGCTTAAGAACTCCGGAACGTGCGTCAGCGCCACCTCACAATCGCACCGCCCCCCGCGGTGCGTCCCGGCACGCGCGGGCGCGAGGCCGCCGCGCCCccgctgccccgcccccgccccgcccctcatTAATATGCAGGCACGGCCGGAGGCGCGCCTGCGCTCCCAGGAAGGCGGGGGAGCGCGAGAGCGAGCGGCTTCGGTCCTCCGGCCCCTTCGGCGTCCAGGGAAAAGGAGAGACCGGTGGCGGTGGAAGGCGGCCGACCGGAGTCCGAGCGCCCGGCGCGCGCGCGCACGAAGGCGTGCGCGAGCCGTCGGCGGCGACGGTTCCTGGGCAACGGCCCCTCCCGGCGCGGGGCTCGCACGCGCTCTCCCCCGTCGCCCTCGCGGCCCCGCCTCCTTCCTGTCacctccgccccgcccccggtCACATGAGGCTTGGCCGCTGGGACGCGGGCTTCCCAGGGCGGCGCGGGCCCgcgggggaaactgaggcccgggaaCCAGACCGGGAGCGGCTCCTAGTGACCGTGGCCCCTCTCGCCTTCCAGGCTCAGCCCTTGGGGTCCTTAGGCCGGCAAGATCGTGCGGGCTCTGCCTGCCTTGCAGACCGCCGAGCGGCTCTCTCCGCACCTCGTGCCCCACCACGTCCCAGTCTTGGACGTGTCCTCGCTTCTCGTCGCCCTAGAAAGCGCCTTCTCGGGCTTGTTTCCGTATTTAGCTTCTCGTGCTGTGTGCTGCCTTGGACCTTCCTGCAGCTGCGTGAAGGTGTTTTCTGCAGGGCAAACAAGAACCCTCAGCTGTACACCAAACGTTTTCACTATAGCAATTGAGGAGCAGAGTCCCAGGAACCTAACCAGGCTCCGGGTGGCTTTTTACACACGTATATGCATATAACAGGTTACGTACGGGGCGAGCTCCCGTGGTAACCCTGGGCCATGTCCAAGTCTTCGTATTTCACAGAAGCATTCAATGTGCCGTCGTCAGGGCTGCTGTGTGAGGGACTCCTCCTCACCACGTTCATTCTGGCTCCCCTGTGTCCCTTCCCCCCCAGGGAGACTCAAACATTTCCTAAGCTTTATGAgttttcaagagagaaagattTCTCACATCAGGGAAAAAAGGAGGCTCTGACTCAGCAACAGACTTGTTGAGGCTTGCAAAATGGAAGGGGAAAGAGCTTTCCATGGTAGAGCTCTTGTTGGAAGCAATAGCAGAGACACTAATcctgtgtatttccttttctaaagAAGCATTTAACATAGAGACAAAAATTACGTGAGGGTCTAGATAAAGAATAACAGAATGATCCTGTTTTGcagttttaactttttcttgGCACTTAGGAAGGGAAACTATTTAAAGAATCCTAGAATACAGTCTAATCCCAAAAGCAGTAGAGGGGGTGTTCAGACTACttgatattttaattcttttttaaatcgGAACACAATTGACCTATAACATTGTATGGAtttaggtgtacagcataataaTTTGGTATATCTCTATATGCTGGAAAGTAgttaccacagtaagtttagttaatatccatcaccacacatagtta encodes:
- the CPEB2 gene encoding cytoplasmic polyadenylation element-binding protein 2 isoform X2: MRDFGFGVLQTAPLRSSSPGSLFGSGAYRPYATGPTAAAAPLPSTTPFGPLSPPPLPVTGFSEAASPFSIPLGCGGAGSSAAAASSSSPFLAHQQTMQDELLLGLTQQPARPLSGAAAAEKLPNHHPGGGTNAGVTHLLPSQDFKPSLHHPSSSSASSCCCCRTSSPQDFSKRQQQQLSSQKRKEFSPPHLPHPPDSKPPPPPPPLHCPGRFSPPPPGPLLQPAQLAQRQQPQQPPQQQQFSVPHPQHLPPQDFAPRQRPADLPPLPQLQPSPPAAPRRRHGGAGSPRKTPAAGEGSAAEPPNAGLAPSTPPVNPAPGSMESPNHPLLNSPSNLLPGGALGAGAFSSLQSPDLPHPGGGGGGGPPGGGGGGGSASPPPLPGFGTPWSVQTASPPPQPQPQPPPPPQQQQPPPPQQPPQPQPQQPGSSAATPGGGGGGGGGGSLSAMPPPSPDSENGFYPGLPSSMNPAFFPSFSPVSPHGCAGLSVPASGGGGGGGGGFGGPFSAAAVPPPPPPAMNLPQQQPPPPAAPQQPQSRRSPVSPQLQQQHQAAAAAFLQQRNSYNHHQPLLKQSPWSNHQSSGWGTGSVSWGAMHGRDHRRTGNMGIPGTMNQISPLKKPFSGNVIAPPKFTRSTPSLTPKSWIEDNVFRTDNNSNTLLPLQVRSSLQLPAWGSDSLQDSWCTAAGTSRIDQDRSRMYDSLNMHSLENSLIDIMRAEHDPLKGRLSYPHPGTDNLLMLNGRSSLFPIDDGLLDDGHNDQVGVLNSPTCYSAHQNGERIERFSRKVFVGGLPPDIDEDEITASFRRFGPLVVDWPHKAESKSYFPPKDVHGLLDDFFIMEPDYSSPGYAFLLFQEESSVQALIDACIEEDGKLYLCVSSPTIKDKPVQIRPWNLSDSDFVMDGSQPLDPRKTIFVGGVPRPLRAVELAMIMDRLYGGVCYAGIDTDPELKYPKGAGRVAFSNQQSYIAAISARFVQLQHGDIDKRVEVKPYVLDDQMCDECQGARCGGKFAPFFCANVTCLQYYCEFCWANIHSRAGREFHKPLVKEGADRPRQIHFRWN
- the CPEB2 gene encoding cytoplasmic polyadenylation element-binding protein 2 isoform X4; its protein translation is MRDFGFGVLQTAPLRSSSPGSLFGSGAYRPYATGPTAAAAPLPSTTPFGPLSPPPLPVTGFSEAASPFSIPLGCGGAGSSAAAASSSSPFLAHQQTMQDELLLGLTQQPARPLSGAAAAEKLPNHHPGGGTNAGVTHLLPSQDFKPSLHHPSSSSASSCCCCRTSSPQDFSKRQQQQLSSQKRKEFSPPHLPHPPDSKPPPPPPPLHCPGRFSPPPPGPLLQPAQLAQRQQPQQPPQQQQFSVPHPQHLPPQDFAPRQRPADLPPLPQLQPSPPAAPRRRHGGAGSPRKTPAAGEGSAAEPPNAGLAPSTPPVNPAPGSMESPNHPLLNSPSNLLPGGALGAGAFSSLQSPDLPHPGGGGGGGPPGGGGGGGSASPPPLPGFGTPWSVQTASPPPQPQPQPPPPPQQQQPPPPQQPPQPQPQQPGSSAATPGGGGGGGGGGSLSAMPPPSPDSENGFYPGLPSSMNPAFFPSFSPVSPHGCAGLSVPASGGGGGGGGGFGGPFSAAAVPPPPPPAMNLPQQQPPPPAAPQQPQSRRSPVSPQLQQQHQAAAAAFLQQRNSYNHHQPLLKQSPWSNHQSSGWGTGSVSWGAMHGRDHRRTGNMGIPGTMNQISPLKKPFSGNVIAPPKFTRSTPSLTPKSWIEDNVFRTDNNSNTLLPLQVRSSLQLPAWGSDSLQDSWCTAAGTSRIDQDRSRMYDSLNMHSLENSLIDIMRAEHDPLKGRLSYPHPGTDNLLMLNGRSSLFPIDDGLLDDGHNDQVGVLNSPTCYSAHQNGERIERFSRKVFVGGLPPDIDEDEITASFRRFGPLVVDWPHKAESKSYFPPKGYAFLLFQEESSVQALIDACIEEDGKLYLCVSSPTIKDKPVQIRPWNLSDSDFVMDGSQPLDPRKTIFVGGVPRPLRAVELAMIMDRLYGGVCYAGIDTDPELKYPKGAGRVAFSNQQSYIAAISARFVQLQHGDIDKRVEVKPYVLDDQMCDECQGARCGGKFAPFFCANVTCLQYYCEFCWANIHSRAGREFHKPLVKEGADRPRQIHFRWN
- the CPEB2 gene encoding cytoplasmic polyadenylation element-binding protein 2 isoform X3; its protein translation is MRDFGFGVLQTAPLRSSSPGSLFGSGAYRPYATGPTAAAAPLPSTTPFGPLSPPPLPVTGFSEAASPFSIPLGCGGAGSSAAAASSSSPFLAHQQTMQDELLLGLTQQPARPLSGAAAAEKLPNHHPGGGTNAGVTHLLPSQDFKPSLHHPSSSSASSCCCCRTSSPQDFSKRQQQQLSSQKRKEFSPPHLPHPPDSKPPPPPPPLHCPGRFSPPPPGPLLQPAQLAQRQQPQQPPQQQQFSVPHPQHLPPQDFAPRQRPADLPPLPQLQPSPPAAPRRRHGGAGSPRKTPAAGEGSAAEPPNAGLAPSTPPVNPAPGSMESPNHPLLNSPSNLLPGGALGAGAFSSLQSPDLPHPGGGGGGGPPGGGGGGGSASPPPLPGFGTPWSVQTASPPPQPQPQPPPPPQQQQPPPPQQPPQPQPQQPGSSAATPGGGGGGGGGGSLSAMPPPSPDSENGFYPGLPSSMNPAFFPSFSPVSPHGCAGLSVPASGGGGGGGGGFGGPFSAAAVPPPPPPAMNLPQQQPPPPAAPQQPQSRRSPVSPQLQQQHQAAAAAFLQQRNSYNHHQPLLKQSPWSNHQSSGWGTGSVSWGAMHGRDHRRTGNMGIPGTMNQISPLKKPFSGNVIAPPKFTRSTPSLTPKSWIEDNVFRTDNNSNTLLPLQVRSSLQLPAWGSDSLQDSWCTAAGTSRIDQDRSRMYDSLNMHSLENSLIDIMRAEHDPLKGRLSYPHPGTDNLLMLNARSYGRRRGRSSLFPIDDGLLDDGHNDQVGVLNSPTCYSAHQNGERIERFSRKVFVGGLPPDIDEDEITASFRRFGPLVVDWPHKAESKSYFPPKGYAFLLFQEESSVQALIDACIEEDGKLYLCVSSPTIKDKPVQIRPWNLSDSDFVMDGSQPLDPRKTIFVGGVPRPLRAVELAMIMDRLYGGVCYAGIDTDPELKYPKGAGRVAFSNQQSYIAAISARFVQLQHGDIDKRVEVKPYVLDDQMCDECQGARCGGKFAPFFCANVTCLQYYCEFCWANIHSRAGREFHKPLVKEGADRPRQIHFRWN